DNA sequence from the Paenibacillus physcomitrellae genome:
ACCGGGAGCCATCCCACTGCAGCTGGATATTACAGATCCTAAGTCTGTAGCTGAAGCAACCGCAGCAGCGGGAGATGTGACGCTTCTGATCAACAATGCCGGCGTATCTACGGGCGCCTCCCTCCTTACAGGCGACCTTGCGGATATCCATCTGGAATTCGATACCCATTTCTTCGGCACACTGTCTATGATTCGGGCTTTCGCACCGGTAATGGAGAAGAATGGCGGAGGCTCTATTCTGAATATCCTATCCGTGTTGTCATGGCTGAGCTTAGGGAGTTTAGGCGCGTATTCATCAGCCAAATCGGCAGCATGGGGATTGACGAACGACCTGCGCTTGAACCTTGTGCCCAAAAATATCAGAGTTGCTGCACTCCATGTAGGTTACATGGATACGGACATGACAGCCGGCATTACTGCGCCTAAATTAGCCCCGTCGGATATCGCCAAAATCGCGGTCGACGGCATGGAAGCGGATCTCTATGAAATTCTGGCCGATGAGCTGAGCAAGCAGGTTCAGCAGGGTCTTGCCGGGGGCGTTGCTGCGCTGTATCCGGGTTTGTCTAAATAAGGGGAGCATTCTGATCTGCCCCATCTTGAACTTGAACTTGAATTTGAACTTGAACAGCCCGACACCAATAAAGGTGCTTCCCCCCTTGCGGAGGAAGCACCTTTGCTGCATAGAACCAAACGGCCTGATCAGCCTGTCTCACAGATTACAGTGATTTCAATATTCAATTTCTTTGACATTCAGCAGCGATTCAACAACGGCTTTGTCCGTTTTAATCTTGCTGCCCGGGGTCTGGATTTCCGGATCATGTTCGCTTCGTCCCTCTTGCGGCTCTGTATAGGAATGATCACGCATGGCATCCTGCCCGTTAGCTTCAAACGGCTGCCCAGATTTCTGCCCAGATTCTGGCATCCTGGATTCTCCTTTCAGGGGAGTTTCTCTTGTTCATCCTAGTTACGACGCTACTTATTATTTACCCATTCCCATCCAGTCGATGCATCACTCATAAAAATCAAAACAATCCCACAGCCGAAGGCCGCAGGATTGCAAAGGATTGTGAAGAATTGCGTAGGATTCTTTTCTCTAGGCTTTGACCCAAAATGATGTTATAAACACTTGCTCAAAGCCAAGCAAACGCATATTCTCATGGCTGACAGAGCCAAACTCCACATCGGTATATACCGATTCTAAGCCCAGCCTTGCTGCTTCAGCCAGACGGTGGGCAATCAAGGCCTTCTGACAGCCCCTTCCCCGGTATTCAGGGAACGTGTAGTCATTGGCCAAATACCCTTCCTGCCCATGTGTAAATAACGAACCTATCCCTGCAATTTCTTCATTAATATAAGCCAAATAGTTCCGAAAATGAGGCCGTACAAAATACGGTTTCTTCCGCTCAAGAATTTCCGGGGACACCCCGCCCATTATTCGGCTGATGCTGTTCAACAGATCGTCGGCCAGCTCCTCATCAACGAACCTTATCTTTACGGAAGCTGCCGGAGCAGTCCGAATGCTGCCGGGATCCGCTTCGAGAAAGGTGAGCTGCTCCGCGCATACAAAACCCTTTTGATACAGGGCACCGCCAATCTCCCCTGTCATCCGCCCCGGCGAGATGTCAAAACAAGGTACGAGATTTCTGCTTTCATATGCCTGCAGAATCAGATCCAGCTTATCCAGATCCGAGGGGCCAAAACCTTTCACGCGGTTATAATACATGGATTCAGGTTCCGTCGTCTCCATGAGCAGTATAGAGTTCCCTATCTCAAGAAGCTCTGGTTTCTTGTCGGACAACGCAAGAGCCCTGGTGGCATTAAACTGGTTCAAACGCAGCTCCATCGCCTCTATTTGTTGAACTTTACGCTCAATTCCTTCTGTCCGCATGTTATCGTTATCCTCCGAATCTGTCCGTTACTCACCCAGCAGCTTCATAAAGTTTGCAGGCAGCATAAACTGCTTGTCGTTAATCATGATCTTCTGCAATTCCTCGGCTTCCGCTTCACTGTTCGCATCCTTCACTTCCTGAATTTCCCGCTGCAGCCGCTCCATCTGATGATCCAGCGCATTCGCCGATTCGGCCGCGGCTTTCAGCTCATTCAGCAGATTCTCTGGGACAGATTTGCTGTATTTGTAGAAAATTTTATGCTCCAGGCTGGCCCAGAAATCCATCGCAATCGTGCGAATTTGGATTTCGACGCATACATGCTCGCAGGTATCGGACATAAAAACAGGAACCTCAACCAGCAGATGCAGGCTGCGGTAGCCGTTGCCTTTGGGGTGCTGAATATAATCCTTGATTTCGAGCACCTTCAAATCATCCTGCTTCTGCAGCATGTCGCTGATGACATAAATATCGGAAATAAACGAGCAGGTGATCCGCAGCCCGGCGATATCCTTGATATTGTCACGGATGCCGGACAGGGAGAAATCGTGATTCTTACGCAGCATTTTATTCATAATGCTCTCGGGCGACTTCAATCTGGACTTCGTATGCTCAATCGGGCTGTGATCATGGAGCGCCTGGAACTCTTCCTTCAGGATGTCGATCTTCGTCTCGATTTCATCCAGCGCAAACTTGTAAATCAGCATA
Encoded proteins:
- a CDS encoding SDR family oxidoreductase: MDISNQTALVTGSNRGLGKHLALELLARGAKVYAGARNPASVDIPGAIPLQLDITDPKSVAEATAAAGDVTLLINNAGVSTGASLLTGDLADIHLEFDTHFFGTLSMIRAFAPVMEKNGGGSILNILSVLSWLSLGSLGAYSSAKSAAWGLTNDLRLNLVPKNIRVAALHVGYMDTDMTAGITAPKLAPSDIAKIAVDGMEADLYEILADELSKQVQQGLAGGVAALYPGLSK
- a CDS encoding GNAT family N-acetyltransferase, with the protein product MRTEGIERKVQQIEAMELRLNQFNATRALALSDKKPELLEIGNSILLMETTEPESMYYNRVKGFGPSDLDKLDLILQAYESRNLVPCFDISPGRMTGEIGGALYQKGFVCAEQLTFLEADPGSIRTAPAASVKIRFVDEELADDLLNSISRIMGGVSPEILERKKPYFVRPHFRNYLAYINEEIAGIGSLFTHGQEGYLANDYTFPEYRGRGCQKALIAHRLAEAARLGLESVYTDVEFGSVSHENMRLLGFEQVFITSFWVKA
- a CDS encoding GTP pyrophosphokinase; this encodes MNALTQIDQLKKFRYEITRFMLIYKFALDEIETKIDILKEEFQALHDHSPIEHTKSRLKSPESIMNKMLRKNHDFSLSGIRDNIKDIAGLRITCSFISDIYVISDMLQKQDDLKVLEIKDYIQHPKGNGYRSLHLLVEVPVFMSDTCEHVCVEIQIRTIAMDFWASLEHKIFYKYSKSVPENLLNELKAAAESANALDHQMERLQREIQEVKDANSEAEAEELQKIMINDKQFMLPANFMKLLGE